The Flavobacterium sp. 140616W15 sequence TGCTAAAGTTTCACCTCCTCCAACAGATACATCAGAATTAATTTCCTGAACCAAAGTAATATCCGAAGTTTCTAGTTTTTTCACAGCCATTTTAACAGATCCGTTGATTGCAACTCTAAAATCTGAACCACTAGAAAATCCTAAATCCCATGTTGCTCTATTCACAGACTCTATCTTTCCAGTACTTAAATCTACAAAAACCTGATTTGGCTGATTTGGCCCGCCCACACTTGGCTGTAATACTTGTCCAACAGAAGGACCAACTGGTGTATTTGTATCATTGTTGTCATCGCTTGAACAAGCTCCAAGCGTCAATAATGCGAATGATAATAGTAAAAATGTCTTTTTCATTTTATTTGATTTTATATTTAAAGATTAAGGTTATATGCTAATTTTATAAAATAAGAGCGTCCATAAGCAAGCATCAGATCAGAAGGCCCTGCATGCCCCGCAGATTGACTTGTTTTAGTCTGATTAACATTGGTTACATTACATATGTTTCTAGCTCCAATTGTAGCTTCTAACTGGTTTTGTAAAAAAGTTTTTCGAAGAGATGCATCAAGCCAATTACTTGCTGATATATCTGAAATGACATATTCTGAAGTAGTCTCTATAAATTGTTGTGATTTTCCGTTGTATTTATAATAAGCAGAAAGAGTTGTTCCCCATTTCGGGATTAAATAAGAAACACTACTATTTAAGTTAAATGAGTATAAAAATTTATCATCCGAAGAAAACTTTAGATTTTCTATTTTACGAGAAACACCAACCAAAGATGCCCCAAAATTGAATGTCAAATTCTCTATTTTGAATTGATTCATTGTAGATAAATTCCACATTTTGTATTTACTAATATTAAAATATTGATACTCTGGATTTCCTGTATCTGGATTAGATCTTACCCAAGCCATATCAATTCGATCATTTACATTAAGAAAACTTCCTGCTAGCGTATTTGATATTTGTAATCCTGAAGCTAAAAAAGATATCTTTTTCAAACTGGCTTCAAAAGAATTACTAGTTTCTGGAATAAGATTTTCATTTCCAATAAAAAAATGGCCGTCAAAAATTAATTTTGAATACAACTCTTCAAAAGTTGGTGTTCTAAATGAACTTCCAAATGAGCTGCGAAGTTCAATTCCTTTATCAAATAAATATCTTAAACCTAATGATGATGCATATTGATTATCAAATTTAGATTGAGCTGAAAAACGCAGTCCTGGACGAATTGAAAATCTTTCGGTTGCCATAATTTCTGAAGAAGCAAAAAAATCATAATTCTCAAGTCTTTTACGAACTGGAGTAAACTTATTACTTCCTTCCTGAACCAATGAATAGCCTTGATTATTTACAAACTCATATCCTAATTGCAAATCAACTTTTTTGTCTGAGAAAAAATTACTTAAAGTTCCCGTAGAATAAAGGACTTCCATTGACTGATCTTTAGTAGTCGCATTATCTCCTTCATTTTTAGTAAATAAATAATATTTAAATGTTTCAACATCTCTTTGTTGCTTTTGATGCGAAAGCGAAACATTATAATTCAATTGTGAAAACAATTTACCAGTAGCATTTAAATTATGAAAATACCTATTAGTAAAATATCTTTTATCA is a genomic window containing:
- a CDS encoding TonB-dependent siderophore receptor — protein: MKIKIILFVALVFCKTLSAQQKQKDSIRSNELSEVVVTGQFEPQSIKKSVFNVRVITNKDIQNLAANNLSDVLNQYLNINVRPSGTSGRSTVSLFGLDAQYFKILVDNVPLVNEAGLGNNTDLSQINLNDVEQIEIVEGSMGVAYGGNAVSGVLNIITKKSSKYKWSMTASVQEETVKDEYALFNEGRHIQSLKLSHTFNKNWFVSLGANRNDFRGFLDDKKGKDYIQNDESRGYRWLPKEQLNSTALIAYHKNNFRFFYKFEYLKEDVDYYNATVQSQYDPALGSYRYSDDKRYFTNRYFHNLNATGKLFSQLNYNVSLSHQKQQRDVETFKYYLFTKNEGDNATTKDQSMEVLYSTGTLSNFFSDKKVDLQLGYEFVNNQGYSLVQEGSNKFTPVRKRLENYDFFASSEIMATERFSIRPGLRFSAQSKFDNQYASSLGLRYLFDKGIELRSSFGSSFRTPTFEELYSKLIFDGHFFIGNENLIPETSNSFEASLKKISFLASGLQISNTLAGSFLNVNDRIDMAWVRSNPDTGNPEYQYFNISKYKMWNLSTMNQFKIENLTFNFGASLVGVSRKIENLKFSSDDKFLYSFNLNSSVSYLIPKWGTTLSAYYKYNGKSQQFIETTSEYVISDISASNWLDASLRKTFLQNQLEATIGARNICNVTNVNQTKTSQSAGHAGPSDLMLAYGRSYFIKLAYNLNL